CTCTTTCCAAAACACTCCCTTTCTCTTTCCCCTTACCCTTCTTCTGTGTGTGATGATGTAGATAGAGAATAAAAAGAGACCAGTGTGCAGTGAGAAAGAGGTTGGTCACTTCTTGTGTGGCTTTGTTTTGTTCTTTGTGTTGGAATTTGTTGATGGGTGAAGAGGGAGAAGAGGTGTCAAGAGATAAGGAACAGCAACACATGGGAGTTTATGGAAATGAGTGGTTGTTTAGTAGTTTCTGTGCAAATTGGCGCCGTTTAAGACACCAGAATTCCTGTTCTATGCCTCcttttgagtgaaaaaaaaaaaacatcaaaacaaaaaCTTGTTCTCTCTCAGCTTTTCATCTTCCGATCTTAATATACATtgactaaaagaaaaataaagggatcAAATTTAAGTTCCTTGATCTAATAAGATCCTTGCTTTTAATTGTACTACTCATGAAGAGACTTGGCAGTTCGGATACACTGGGTGCTCTCATGACGATTTGTCCACCAAcaggttaattaaaaaaattgaaacttgggCTTTTAACTTTGTTTCCATGATGCGTGTTTCATGTTTGTGCCTTGTCTTGTCTCAACCTTTTTCACGATCAACCATCCCATTTACTCAaacctttccttttttatatactAAAGTTCCTTattctgtctttttttttctgtattgcATTACAACTCATCATCATGTGAATTATGCTTTGTGTTCGTTTGTTCGAGAGACGACAGTTACAGTCACACTAACCATGATTATGTCTTGATTTGAACAGACGAACACAGTCCGAGGAACAACCACGTGTATGGGAAGGAGTTCCAGTCCATGCTGGAAGGACTCGACGAAGAAGGGTGCGTGGAAGAAGCAGGGCACCACTCTGAGAAGAAACGACGACTAAACGTAGATCAGGTGAAGGCCTTGGAGAAGAACTTCGAAGTAGAGAACAAACTGGAACCTGACCGAAAGGTGAAGCTCGCGCAAGAACTCGGCTTGCAACCAAGACAAGTTGCGGTTTGGTTCCAAAACCGCCGTGCCAGATGGAAAACAAAGCAATTGGAAAGAGATTACGGCGTCCTCAAAGCCAATTACGGATCACTTAAACTTAACTTTGACACCCTCCAACAAGACAACGAAGCCTTACTCAAACAGGTAATTTTTACACTGATAACTTATGAGCTTCacttatatatactattttgatCTTATCAGTGGTGGATATGGGATCTTCAACAAGTATTGAAagtttgtttgattgttgtgtTGGCAGATAAAGGAATTGAAATCGAGGCTGGTGCAAGaagagaacaacaacaacactgaAAGCGATGTTTCGGTGAAGGAAGAGATGATAGCCACTCTGCAGGATAGTAACCCGCTCTGTGAATCCGCCATTCCTGGATCGGACTCGAAGGAGTTGAGTTACGAGTGTTTCAACAAGAGTGATGAGGTGGGAGGGGGTTCTGTGTTCCCTGTGGATTTCAAAGATGGGTCTTCTGATAGCGACTCAAGTGCGATCTTGAACGAGGAGAACAACAACCACAGCCCCAACAACAACGCGGCGATTTCGTCGTGTGGGGTTCTGCAAAGTCACGGGCTTTTGTCGTCGCCTTCTTCTTCGTCGATGAACAACTGTTTCCAGTTCCAGAAACAGTACCAGACGACGACGCAGTACGTGAAGATGGAGGAGCACAATTTTCTCAGCGCCGACGAGGCCTGCAATTTCTTCTCGGACGAACAAGCACCAACTCTGCAGTGGTACTGTTCAGAGGAATGGNNNNNNNNNNNNNNNNNNNNNNNNNNNNNNNNNNNNNNNNNNNNNNNNNNNNNNNNNNNNNNNNNNNNNNNNNNNNNNNNNNNNNNNNNNNNNNNNNNNNatatatgatttaaataagttttcatGATCAtatgttaaatatgttttccatacttgaaaaataagttgttttcaTATTACTAcctattattttttgtcaaatactTACCTGAAAAAATTTTCTATTCCCTGTTAGTCAATTTTCGTTAAGTGATGACGTGGTAGACGAAGTGTCACGTCATCGCGCCCAATCAATGGTATATCAGTGTCACATTATTGAAGGAAGTGATGTAATAATGATGTGTCAGTGATAAAGCGTGATGATGTGGCTTAAAATTGGGTttaattgatagtcaattttgactaagaataattaaaatttctttattttactgttatttttataaaataatgaggaatttaatatcctattaattttttactagcggaattcaaaagaagaaaattacatGTCCTTCCAAGGAAATTAatggaaaaacttgaggaaaaaaaagccttgaagaaaaagttaaagatGGAGACAACTCGCTTAACGCACAAGTCAGGCTAAACACACCTCCTCCCTTAGCGACCAAGCTCAAGCTTAACGCGAAGAAGACCCACGAATAAGCCTTAAGGTGCGCTAAGCGCGAAATCCCATGCTAAGTCTAGACGTTATCGTGCTCAGCACGTGATCGTCTCGCAAAGCCCGGAAGGGCACGCTTAGCGCCTCGTGAATTTTAAGCTACCTTCAGCTTATAAAAGGGGTAGGAAGCAAAAGAGAAAGACACACCGAGACTAAGAGCTCTCTATTGAATACACTCAAAGCCTAAGCATCTCTCACAAGGGAAACTCTCTCACTTTAGCCATTCTCCCCTCTTCTTTTATCCATCCCTCTCCATCTTCCATCCACATTAGTCCCTAaagtgtaaagtctctcatgNNNNNNNNNNNNNNNNNNNNNNNNNNNNNNNNNNNNNNNNNNNNNNNNNNNNNNNNNNNNNNNNNNNNNNNNNNNNNNNNNNNNNNNNNNNNNNNNNNNNNNNNNNNNNNNNNNNNNNNNNNNNNNNNNNNNNNNNNNNNNNNNNNNNNNNNNNNNNNNNNNNNNNNNNNNNNNNNNNNNNNNNNNNNNNNNNNNNNNNNNNNNNNNNNNNNNNNNNNNNNNNNNNNNNNNNNNNNNNNNNNNNNNNNNNNNNNNNNNNNNNNNCGAGGGAGGGAATAGAAAGAATAAGGCATTTTGCAGGGTGTATAGTAATGGGATGGAGAGAGAAACATTGTAAAAATGAAATGGTCAAGGATTGAAGAAGAGAGGGAAATTGAAGAGCTTGAGAGAGAGGGGATGGGGTTGAAGCACGCATGGCGTGGGGTCGGAGATGAGAGGTTGAtgacgataaaaaaaaaggggggtaATAATAATCATCAACATCCGTGCGGGGAAAGGGGAGtaatttatgaataataataatgattaggTCGTAATGAAGTGAAATCTATCTAGTGAGTAATGCTGTAAAAAATCCACAATTCACCTCTGCTTCCACCTTTCTTTCTAGCTCTCACCAGTTTTATCGGCTTTTGTATTTCTATATCtagattaatttcttttataaaaaatctggaattaaatatttatggcattttaaatattatatagatGCGGTTAactgttttttatattattttttatcacaatttgaattttattttgataacttatattaatatgtattgtaaaaatttattttgtaaactattgagatttttttttcatttttgttggcatattaaaagtatttaaagaATTATGTTTGTGATTTGACTTTATTCAACTTGACTTTAAGGTTTATGTATACTAAATACTTTAATGGCATAAATGAATTATAGGATTGAGAAAcaggaaaaatagaaaagaaaaaatacataaGAAAAATGTAAGTAAAAAATAGAGTAGTAAAACAGTGTTGttgaaatcattttaaatatatagtaaatcatACGTAAATATACTtaagattttgtgaaattacATGTAATCTATTTTTTCTACTACTATATATCGTAACAATATTACATTGCGTCATTATGTTCTTCTATGAGAAAGGTTGTTGTAGGTTATTTTGTCATCTGCTGGGGGCaattttttcaagaaattactaatttaagttactttttaaaaaattatccgaTTAATAGTAAGTTGAGATGGTCATGCATGACTTTCTGATTAAAGTCCAACACGTTTTCACGATTtctgaaatgtttttatttttctttttcgtgTAGAAGTCATAAATATAGGTACGACTCTCTTTTATTTGCCTGAAGTCGTTCAAAAGATTATaactttagtttttctttttatgtcgTAAATATAGGTACAGCTTATAAAGtgtttattattcatttatttatacgCTGGAGttgtttgttatattttgtttttaaaaatattttattttaaaattttctatattatactatttttaatttatattaaaaaatggggaattatttttttatttctaatattatCCGTTATTATTTGTGTAGAACTGTTCATTGtgtaaaattaaagattataatTGTGATAATTGTCCGTTTAAGCATGTTAATATCTAATATTACATAAAATGTTCACTTTCGTGTTGtggttaatttgtattttttaacttattttaatgtgttgtgttgttttcaatttaacatcatattttaatctttaaaaaaacatgtaattttattatggtttaattaaatttttttcatatctgGAATATAtcgtttttaaattattatctaaaaacttattaaaaaataaatttttaagttgtaatttaaaaatgacttattttttcaggtatgaaaaacttatttaagtcaatctaaaaataattttttagttaacaaaTGATAAGTAGgagtttatcaaaataaataatttaatttgagagaaaatgataaatgataaatgataaattttattattttaatgaaaataaaaataaaaatcgtaattgtaaatttaagttatgtttaaaattaaatcttataagttaataaaaaaaattatttctcaaatatttttatgtgatcaaatatttgtaaacttaacaaaaaattaaaaattaatttaaaataacttcatgaatgtaatttatttttatatagaattaaaaaactttatcatatttatttttttaaagataattcttcattcaaaataagaaatacaNNNNNNNNNNNNNNNNNNNNNNNNNNNNNNNNNNNNNNNNNNNNNNNNNNNNNNNNNNNNNNNNNNNNNNNNNNNNNNNNNNNNNNNNNNNNNNNNNNNNTTTCCtgtgttttattttcattgcaATGGTTTGATCATCCACGCATTTGTTTAGGGATTAGGCATTGGAAAGTGTTTAATTTCTAAAGAATTGGGAAATGATATATACACAAATCATTGTTAGGGATTCAGTGATATTGTTTAGCCTATGCATACATTTCTAAACTTcatgcaatttattattttatttctgcaAATGGATTTGGGAGAGAATTGATAAATTATGCTCTTTAACGTGAGGGATTAGGGTTTAATATATTAGTAGATGTTGGTGAAAATtagaataacattaaataaagaaatacattAACATTGCATCAAGGGTAGTTAGGCATACTAGACcctattatatttaaattttgaagttaTCATTTGCatttaatcttatttattttacttgtcttttattttctaattcccATTTTCTTCTTTCCATTACAATTCATTATCTCTTAATTACAAATTGGATATACATCAACTCAAGTACAAACAAATTTTATGTGGACTTGATACTTGAACTTTCGAGTAAATTTTACTACttgagacaaaatttggtgcacttgtcaaatgagttaaaatgacattttttgtgTCATATCATCACTTAATGAAAGGCGACTAAAGACATCTGTGAAATGaaactgaaatttttttcaaatacttgagttaaaaaaatgaatgttagaTAATAATCTGAAAATGACTTTATTAcaggtatgaaaaacttaattaaggcttttattatttagtattttttatgttaatattacaaaattattaagtaaaatatttgaaaaaaataaagaactaaaaaaatacaaataataattgataatattataaataaaaaataataattcaccacctttttaatattattaaaaataatattataaaaaaaaatttaaaacaaaatgaaacaaacaactctacaataaaaataaatgaataatatgtagtttaaaattcataccAATATTTATgacataaaaatacaaataactaAAGT
This genomic interval from Glycine max cultivar Williams 82 chromosome 5, Glycine_max_v4.0, whole genome shotgun sequence contains the following:
- the LOC100796213 gene encoding homeobox-leucine zipper protein ATHB-6 (The sequence of the model RefSeq protein was modified relative to this genomic sequence to represent the inferred CDS: added 6 bases not found in genome assembly) translates to MKRLGSSDTLGALMTICPPTDEHSPRNNHVYGKEFQSMLEGLDEEGCVEEAGHHSEKKRRLNVDQVKALEKNFEVENKLEPDRKVKLAQELGLQPRQVAVWFQNRRARWKTKQLERDYGVLKANYGSLKLNFDTLQQDNEALLKQIKELKSRLVQEENNNNTESDVSVKEEMIATLQDSNPLCESAIPGSDSKELSYECFNKSDEVGGGSVFPVDFKDGSSDSDSSAILNEENNNHSPNNNAAISSCGVLQSHGLLSSPSSSSMNNCFQFQKQYQTTTQYVKMEEHNFLSADEACNFFSDEQAPTLQWYCSEEWS